In Chrysiogenia bacterium, the genomic window GGATACCCGGCGCGGCCGGATCTCGGTCGGCAGCCAGGGTAACGAGCAGGTCGCTGGAAATCGGGGTGAACTGGAAGATCGTCCCACGGTCGATCATCGAGTTGAGAATGTCGGCCAGTTCCTGCACGCGGTCGCTGGTCATCACCATCGAGAGGGCGTCGACCAGTTCTTCGAAACCACCGGCAGCAAAGATCTGCTGCAGCGTCAGGGCCAGCGCGTCGAGGTCGCCTGACTTGGCCAGATTGGTGAATTGCACGAGCACCGCCTCGGCGGGCGGAGCGGGAGTAACGACGTCCTGATCGGGATCTGGATAGGAATCGAGCAGCGAGGGAGCAACATTCTCGTTGCCGCAGGCGGGAAGAAACACAAACAGCGCGAACGCGCAAAGGAGAACCCGCAGGATGTTGAATCGATTCTGCATATACCGCCGGAACTTCCGCAATCCGGCAACCAGCACGCGTGCTACGTATCACGCGACCTGTCGCCTTGAATCCGGTGTTGAATCACCGGACTCACAACGCAAGCAGCTCACCCATGCAAGGCATCGGCTTGCGGAATCGATGAAGCTCCTCGACGCTTCGCCTTCTCCGCATGTTTCCGGCGCGACGCGTCTGCAGCACTCTGATCAAAAGCCCGGGCGATCAGAGTATGCAGCGCCCTACCGGAAATCCCCGAGGCCACCGCCGGGCGGCTGAAACCAACCCCAGCCGATTTCCAAAAAAGCTAGCAGTTTTCGCTACTTACGTTGGTGAATTTATAGAAGAGGGTCTTTTACTGTCAAGGCGGCCAGGAAGCCCTCACGGGAAATATCACAGGGCTTTACATGTATTTACGGCAGGCAAAAGCCCGTGACGCCGCGCGCAATCTGCCTTTGCTAATCCCCTGAAATCATAGGGGAAGAAAGGCGCCCCTCCCTAACGACCCGCCGCGTCAAAACTTCACCCGCACTCACACCCGGCGCCCGTCCAGCGGCTTTGCACGCGAAGTTTTACTTCAGGTCCTGAATCTTGAGCGAGAGCTCCAGCAACTGCCCGTGATCGACCGGACTGGGAGCCTCGGTCATCAGGCACTGGCCGCGCTGGGTCTTGGGGAACGCAATGACGTCCCGGATGGATTCGGCACCCGCCAGGATCATCACGATGCGGTCCAAGCCAAAGGCCACGCCGCCGTGAGGGGGCGCGCCCAGCGAAAGGGCGTCGAGCAGGAAGCCGAACTTTGCCTGCGCCTCTTCCTCGGAGATGCCGAGCAGGCCGAACACACGGCTCTGGAGTTCCTGGTCGTGAATACGGATCGATCCGCCGCCGATCTCATAGCCGTTGAGGACGAGGTCGTAGGCCTCCGAGCGGGCTTCGAGCGGTTTGTCTTCAAGGCTGTCCAGGTCCTCGGCCTTCGGCGAGGTGAACGGGTGGTGCAGCGCCACGTGGCGCTTGGCTTCCTCGTCGTACTCGAACATCGGGAAGTCGGTCACCCACAGGAACGAGAGCTGATTGGGATCCACCAGTTCGAGCTTGTGACCCAGGTGATCGCGCAGCGCGGCGAGCACCTGATTGACCACGCCGGGCTTGTCGGCGCCGAAGAAGACGATGTCCCCTTCTTCGAGGTTCGTCGCCAGGCGAAGCTGCTCTTTCTCTTCATCGGAGAAGAACTTGAGGATCGGCGACTGCCAGCCGTCGGGGTTGGACTTGATCCATGCAAGGCCCTTGGCCCCAAGGCCCGTGGCCATGTTGGTCAGGTCGTCGATTTCCTTGCGCGAGAACTTTGCCCCGCCCTTGATGGGCAGCGCCTTGATCATGCCGCCGCCATCGGCGGCCTGGCGGAAGACCTTGAAGTCGGAGTTCTTGAACACAGAGGTGATGTCGATGAGTTCGAGGTCGAAGCGCAGGTCGGGCTTGTCCGAGCCATAACGGGCCATCACCTCGTCGTAGGGCATCCGCGGGAACTTCGCGGCCTTGGCCACTTCCTCGCCGCGGGTTGCGCTAAGGATCGCGCGCATCAGGCCCTCGCACATCTCCATGACCTGGTCGGCACCGACAAAGCTCATCTCGACATCGATCTGCGTGAACTCGGGCTGGCGATCGGCGCGCAGGTCCTCGTCGCGGAAGCACTTGACGATCTGGTAGTAGCGGTCGAAACCCGAGACCATCAGGATCTGCTTGAAGAGCTGGGGCGACTGCGGGAGCGCGTAGAACTGCCCGCCATGCAGGCGCGAGGGCACCAGGAAGTCGCGTGCGCCCTCGGGTGTGCTCTTGGTGAGAATCGGTGTCTCGACGTCAACGAAATTATTCGCGTCGAAGAACTGGCGCGCCGCGTGGGCAATGCGGTGGCGCTGCAGGAAGACCTGCTGCACGCTCGGGCGGCGCAGGTCGATGTAGCGATACTTGTGGCGAATCGACTCGCCGGCTTCCACGCGGTCCTCGACCTGGAAAGGCTGGGGCTTGGCGACGTTGAGGATCTTCACCTCATCGACGAGCACTTCGATCTCACCGGTGGGAAGCTTCGGGTTGGCCATGTTGTCGGGCCGGGCGCGCACACGGCCGCGCACGGCGAGCACCCACTCGTTATGGACGAGGTCGCCCTTGGCATGGGCGTCAGCCGAATGGGTCGGGTCGCAAACCACCTGGGTGATGCCCCAGCGGTCGCGCAGGTCGATGAAGATGATCCCGCCATGGTCGCGGGCCGAATGGGCCCATCCGAACAGAATGACCTCATCGCCCACGTTCGCGGCGCGGAGTTCGTTGTTGACGTGGGTGCGCTGCCACCCTTCAAGACGGTCTACCGATGGTGCCGACACGGCTGGATTCTCCCGGGAAGTTTCTTTGATTTCAGGTGTTTGGGCGAGCCTGCCCGTCGCAGGCGCCGCTTTCCACAGGCGGCGGAGTCTACAAGGACCGCGCCGGGGAATGCAACGCTCTGGGCGCTGCCCGTGCGGCCCTGCCGAGGCTCAGGCCATTTCTTCGAGTTTCGCCGCCAACCCCGAGAGCTGAACCGGGAATTCTTCCCCGTCCGAGAGCCGCCGGAGCCGCCCCTCACCCGAGGCGAGTTCATCGTCTCCGACCACCAGGGCGTAGGTGGCACCCAGCTTGTCGGCGTATTTCATCTGTGCTTTGAGCGAGCCGCCCAGCAGGTCGATCTCCGCGCGAATGCCCTGGCGGGCCAGGTCCACGCTGGTCAGCACGGCCCACTTGCGCCCGGCTTCGCCGATGTTCGCCAGAAAGACCTTGGGCTTGCCCTCAATGGCGCCGGCCTTTTCAGGATCAAGCAGCATGGCCAGCCGCTCAATCCCGATGGCGAAGCCCGCGGCCGGAGTCGGCTTTCCGCCGAGCTGCTCGACGAGGCCGTCGTAGCGCCCGCCGGCGGCCACAGTGTTCTGGGAGCCCAGCCGGTCGGTGGTGAACTCGAACACGGTGCGCGTGTAGTAATCGAGCCCACGCACGATGCGCGGATTGACGTCGAAGGTAAGACCCGCGTCTTCAAGCCCGCGCAGGGTCTGGTGCCAGTGTGTCGCGTCCTCTTCGCTGAGATGATCGATGATCTGCGGCGCGCCCTGCGTCTTCGCGTGATCGACCTTGCAGTCGAGGATGCGCAGCGGGTTGGTTTCGATGCGACGCTGGCAGTCCTCGCAGAAATCTCCGATGAGCGGTTTGAAGTGGTCGTAGATTTTCTGCCGGTATTCCGAGCGCGTCTCGGGCCCGCCCAGCGAGTTGATCTCCAGCTTCGTGCCCTCAAGCCCCAGGCGCTCGAAAAAGGTCTTGAGCATCACCAGCAGCGTCACTTCGGTGGCCGCGTCGTCGGAGCCCAGCACCTCGGCGCCGATCTGGTAGAACTGGCGGAGCCGCCCCTTCTGCGGGCGCTCGCGCCGGAACATGGGGCCCATGTAGTAGAACTTCGCCACGCGCATGGTGTGGCCCAGCGAATGCTCGATGAACGCGCGCACCGCGCCGGCGGTTCCCTCGGGACGCAGGGTGATCATCTCCCCGCCGGTGTCCTCGAAGGTGTACATCTCTTTTTCGACGATGTCGGTCGCCTCGCCGATGGAACGGGCGAAGAGCGGGGTGTGTTCGATGACCGGGATGCGCAGCTCTTCAAAACCGAAGTTGCCGAACACCTCGCGCGCGGCCGACTCGATCCGGTGCCAGAGCACCATGTCGGCTGGTAGCAGGTCCTGAACCCCGCGAACGGACTGGAATTTCTGTTGCTTCGCCATGTTCCACAGATCCCGGTGATTCCGGGCGCGGCGCAACATAGACAAACGGGTATGCCAAGCCAAACCCCGTAAGAATTCCTGCCTCGTCCCCCTCTCCCTTTCAGGGAGAGGGAAATTTTGAAGTTGGACTAAAAGCCCGCGGCCCAGAATGCCTCACGCAGCTTTCCGGCGGCAATGGCGTAGGCCGACTCGCGGTAGGTGCGCCCGGTGTGGTCGGCGTCGGCGAAGACGTCGCGGCAGGCGGTATGCAGGCGCTCAGTGAGGCGCTCGCGCACGGTTTCGAGCCCCCAGGAGAACTGCTGCATATTCTGGACCCACTCGAAGTAGCTCACGATCACGCCACCGGCGTTGGCCAGCAGGTCGGGCACGATAGTCACGCCCTTGCTGCGCAGTACCTCGTCGGCCAGATGGGAGACCGGGTTGTTGGCTCCCTCGACGATGACCTTCGCGCGGATCTTGTCGGCATTGTCCTCGCAGATCACCCCTTCGAGCGCGGCGGGAACAAGGAAGTCCACCTCGAGAAGCAGCAGGTCGTCATTGCTGATGAACTCGGTGTCGGGCGCATCGATCACGCTGCCCGCATTCTTGGCGTGCAGTCCGAGCGCGAAGGGATCGATGCCGTTTTCGTTATAGACGCCGCCGCACACGTCACTGATGGCAACGATCTTGAGTCCCAGGCGGTGCAGGAAGCGCGCAGTGTGCTCGCCCACATTGCCGAAGCCCTGGATTGCGACGGTCTTCCCTTCAAGATTGTCCGAGTGCTCACGCGCCAGTTCCTGCAGCACGATTGCAATGCCCTGCCCCACCGCCGACTCGCGTCCCTGGGAGCCGCCGAGCACGATGGGCTTTCCTGTTACAACGCCCGGCGAATAGCCGTAGATCTTCTGATACTCATCCTGGATCCACGCCATCACCTGGGAGTTGCTTCCCACGTCCGGCGCCGGAATGTCGATGTTGGGCCCCAGGAAGCGGTGGCCTTTCTCGACGAACTTGCGCGTGAGCTGTTCGAGTTCGTTGGGCGAGAGGCTGGAGGGATCGCAGTTGATCCCGCCCTTGGCACCACCAAAGGGCACATGAACGAGCGCGCACTTGAGCGACATGATTGACGCCAGGCCCCGGAAATCCTCCATGTCCACTTCGGGATGGTAGCGCAGCCCGCCCTTGTAGGGACCGAGCACGTTGTGGTCCTGCACCCGGTAGGCAGAAAAGACCTCAAGGCTCCCGTCGTCACGCCTGAGCGGAAGTTCCATTCGGATCTCACGGCTGGAGATGGAAAGGAGCTGGTAGGTAACGTCGTCGAAGCCGAGCGCGCGGCACGCGCCCTTGAGAAATACATCGACGCTCTCTTTGGGGGAGATCTTTGCCATGGAAGGTCCTCGAGTTGGCCAGGAAAGCCGGCCTAGAACATCTGGTGCTGTTTTTTGGGCGGCGGCGTGACGCCAAGGTGCTCATAGGCCGCCAGCGTCGCGATGCGCCCGCGCGGGGTGCGCGCCAGAAAGCCAAGTTGCGAGAGAAAGGGCTCCACCACTTCTTCGAGCGTCGCGCGCTCTTCGGAAACGAGCGCCGCGACGGCCTCGACCCCAACGGGACCGCCCCCGAATTTCTCGATGATGGATTCGAGCACGCGGCGATCGAGCGAGTCGAGTCCGCGCTCGTCCACCTGGAGGCGCTCGAGCGCCACGCGGGCCGACTGCACATCGACGTAACCCTTGCCGGCGACCTCGGCGAAATCGCGGACGCGGCGAAGCAGGCGGTTGGCGATGCGCGGCGTGCCGCGCGCCCGCCGCGCGATCTCGTCGGCACCGTCGTCGTGCAGGTCGATGCTCAGGATTCCCGAAGAACGAACGAGAATCTGACGAAGCTCGTCGGCGTCGTAGTATTCAAGGCGCGCGTGAATGCCGAAGCGATCGCGCAGCGGGCTGGTGAGCAGTCCCGCGCGGGTCGTTGCCGCCACCAGCGTGAAGGGCTGGAGCTGCAGGCTCAGCGAGCGCGCGTGGGGGCCGTCGCCCACGATGTAGTCGAAAACGAAGTCTTCCATCGCCGGATAGAGGGCCTCCTCGATGGAGGCATGCAGGCGGTGGATTTCGTCGATGAAGAGCACGTCGCCGGGTTCGAGCTTGGTGAGAAGTCCGGCCAGTTCGCCTTTGTGCTGGATGGCCGGGCCCGAGGTCACATGGAGCTGCGCGCCCATCTCGTTGGCGATGATGTGGGCAAGCGTTGTCTTCCCAAGCCCCGGCGGGCCGACGAACAGGGCATGATCGAGGGCGTCACCGCGGCGGCGGGCCGCTTCGATGAAGACCTCCATGTTCTCGCGCACCTTGCG contains:
- the aspS gene encoding aspartate--tRNA ligase; amino-acid sequence: MSAPSVDRLEGWQRTHVNNELRAANVGDEVILFGWAHSARDHGGIIFIDLRDRWGITQVVCDPTHSADAHAKGDLVHNEWVLAVRGRVRARPDNMANPKLPTGEIEVLVDEVKILNVAKPQPFQVEDRVEAGESIRHKYRYIDLRRPSVQQVFLQRHRIAHAARQFFDANNFVDVETPILTKSTPEGARDFLVPSRLHGGQFYALPQSPQLFKQILMVSGFDRYYQIVKCFRDEDLRADRQPEFTQIDVEMSFVGADQVMEMCEGLMRAILSATRGEEVAKAAKFPRMPYDEVMARYGSDKPDLRFDLELIDITSVFKNSDFKVFRQAADGGGMIKALPIKGGAKFSRKEIDDLTNMATGLGAKGLAWIKSNPDGWQSPILKFFSDEEKEQLRLATNLEEGDIVFFGADKPGVVNQVLAALRDHLGHKLELVDPNQLSFLWVTDFPMFEYDEEAKRHVALHHPFTSPKAEDLDSLEDKPLEARSEAYDLVLNGYEIGGGSIRIHDQELQSRVFGLLGISEEEAQAKFGFLLDALSLGAPPHGGVAFGLDRIVMILAGAESIRDVIAFPKTQRGQCLMTEAPSPVDHGQLLELSLKIQDLK
- a CDS encoding histidine--tRNA ligase, coding for MAKQQKFQSVRGVQDLLPADMVLWHRIESAAREVFGNFGFEELRIPVIEHTPLFARSIGEATDIVEKEMYTFEDTGGEMITLRPEGTAGAVRAFIEHSLGHTMRVAKFYYMGPMFRRERPQKGRLRQFYQIGAEVLGSDDAATEVTLLVMLKTFFERLGLEGTKLEINSLGGPETRSEYRQKIYDHFKPLIGDFCEDCQRRIETNPLRILDCKVDHAKTQGAPQIIDHLSEEDATHWHQTLRGLEDAGLTFDVNPRIVRGLDYYTRTVFEFTTDRLGSQNTVAAGGRYDGLVEQLGGKPTPAAGFAIGIERLAMLLDPEKAGAIEGKPKVFLANIGEAGRKWAVLTSVDLARQGIRAEIDLLGGSLKAQMKYADKLGATYALVVGDDELASGEGRLRRLSDGEEFPVQLSGLAAKLEEMA
- a CDS encoding glutamate dehydrogenase; translation: MAKISPKESVDVFLKGACRALGFDDVTYQLLSISSREIRMELPLRRDDGSLEVFSAYRVQDHNVLGPYKGGLRYHPEVDMEDFRGLASIMSLKCALVHVPFGGAKGGINCDPSSLSPNELEQLTRKFVEKGHRFLGPNIDIPAPDVGSNSQVMAWIQDEYQKIYGYSPGVVTGKPIVLGGSQGRESAVGQGIAIVLQELAREHSDNLEGKTVAIQGFGNVGEHTARFLHRLGLKIVAISDVCGGVYNENGIDPFALGLHAKNAGSVIDAPDTEFISNDDLLLLEVDFLVPAALEGVICEDNADKIRAKVIVEGANNPVSHLADEVLRSKGVTIVPDLLANAGGVIVSYFEWVQNMQQFSWGLETVRERLTERLHTACRDVFADADHTGRTYRESAYAIAAGKLREAFWAAGF
- the ruvB gene encoding Holliday junction branch migration DNA helicase RuvB — protein: MPAEDTRMVSPESLPGDDREETTLRPQRLSEYIGQRKVRENMEVFIEAARRRGDALDHALFVGPPGLGKTTLAHIIANEMGAQLHVTSGPAIQHKGELAGLLTKLEPGDVLFIDEIHRLHASIEEALYPAMEDFVFDYIVGDGPHARSLSLQLQPFTLVAATTRAGLLTSPLRDRFGIHARLEYYDADELRQILVRSSGILSIDLHDDGADEIARRARGTPRIANRLLRRVRDFAEVAGKGYVDVQSARVALERLQVDERGLDSLDRRVLESIIEKFGGGPVGVEAVAALVSEERATLEEVVEPFLSQLGFLARTPRGRIATLAAYEHLGVTPPPKKQHQMF